A stretch of Thermodesulfobacteriota bacterium DNA encodes these proteins:
- the nfsA gene encoding oxygen-insensitive NADPH nitroreductase — protein sequence MNPVMQLLRSHRSIRKFTDQPVDDGMIDEIIRCGQSAATSSNLQATTVIRVRKAETRREIARLSGDQEYVTTAGAFLVFCADLNRSRRACEMQSGDFITGMTEHFIIATIDVALFAQNCAVAAESTGLGICYIGGIRNDPERVVALLNLPDQVYPVFGFCLGYPAQDPEVKPRLPLPVVLKEDRYQNSDDTEGIMAYDEQLRNYYRTRTGGTKDSCWTQEMKALVGKESRPHMRGFLKSRGFTMK from the coding sequence ATGAATCCAGTGATGCAATTACTCCGGTCCCACCGCTCCATCCGAAAATTCACCGATCAACCGGTGGATGATGGTATGATTGATGAAATTATTCGGTGTGGCCAATCTGCAGCTACCTCCAGCAACCTCCAGGCCACCACGGTGATCCGTGTGCGGAAAGCGGAAACGCGGCGTGAAATTGCCCGGTTGTCCGGGGATCAGGAATATGTGACCACCGCCGGGGCTTTTCTGGTGTTCTGTGCCGATCTCAACCGATCCCGACGGGCCTGTGAGATGCAGAGCGGTGACTTTATAACTGGGATGACCGAACACTTCATCATTGCCACCATTGATGTGGCCCTGTTTGCCCAGAACTGTGCCGTCGCCGCCGAATCAACAGGTTTGGGCATCTGCTACATCGGCGGTATCCGCAATGATCCGGAGAGGGTCGTTGCGCTTCTGAATCTGCCGGATCAGGTATATCCTGTTTTCGGGTTTTGTCTCGGATATCCGGCCCAGGACCCTGAAGTCAAACCCCGCTTGCCCCTCCCCGTGGTACTGAAGGAAGATCGTTATCAAAACTCAGATGACACGGAGGGTATCATGGCGTATGATGAACAACTACGGAATTATTACAGAACCCGTACGGGTGGCACCAAAGATAGCTGCTGGACCCAGGAGATGAAGGCTCTGGTGGGTAAAGAATCCCGTCCCCACATGCGTGGATTTCTGAAATCCCGTGGCTTTACCATGAAATGA